The following proteins are co-located in the Flectobacillus major DSM 103 genome:
- a CDS encoding beta-N-acetylhexosaminidase, giving the protein MKKLLLALLSLVFCTAEAQQKPIHLIPEPVQISTQKGDFFLRNTTSVSINQEEIRPTAVILCRQLSQATGWKFTPQKGLAKANSIHLLLNSTPNPVLGKEGYTLEVTAQGVKITANYVGGLYYGVQTVLQLLPTDIESTKAVQRTWPIPFVKITDFPRFAWRGVMLDVSRHFFQKDEVKRYIDVMSRMKYNTFHWHLTDDNGWRIEIKSLPKLTQVGAWRVPRIGKFGSLDAPKEGEAATDGGFYTQEDIKEVIQYAQERNVTIVPEIDVPGHSMAAIAAYPELSCTKDPTTKVNPGSNFSEWYGNGKFKMFIDNTLNPSDENVYVFLDKVFTEVAALFPNPYIHVGGDECYKGFWENDPNCKALMQQEKMTHVEELQGYFMKRVEQILKKKGKKLLGWDEILEGGIAPEATVMSWRGLNGGIEAAKLGHDVVMTPAPFVYIDYMQSDRTLEPPIYATLRLKTCYNFEPIPDGVDGKYILGGQANLWTEAIPTLSYAEYMTYPRCWALADVYWSPKNKRNWDNFIPRLETQFQRADLAGINYARGAYDAIITPSIKDGKLLVNLEAEIPQLDIFYSIDDTVPSKYGNKYSQTIEIPEGPITLRVITYRKGQPIGRLITLKRDELKKRAGQ; this is encoded by the coding sequence ATGAAAAAACTGTTATTAGCCCTGTTATCGTTGGTTTTTTGTACTGCCGAAGCACAGCAAAAGCCCATTCATTTAATTCCTGAGCCTGTGCAAATTAGTACACAAAAAGGTGATTTTTTCTTGCGAAATACCACCAGTGTTTCAATTAATCAAGAAGAAATACGCCCTACCGCAGTAATTCTGTGTCGGCAACTTAGCCAAGCTACTGGCTGGAAATTTACCCCACAAAAAGGCTTAGCAAAAGCCAATAGTATTCATCTTTTGTTGAATTCAACACCAAATCCAGTATTGGGCAAAGAAGGTTATACCCTAGAGGTAACGGCTCAAGGAGTAAAAATCACAGCCAATTATGTAGGAGGCCTATATTATGGCGTACAAACTGTGTTACAATTATTACCTACCGACATTGAAAGTACCAAGGCTGTACAACGTACATGGCCTATTCCTTTTGTCAAAATCACCGATTTTCCTCGTTTTGCATGGCGTGGTGTTATGTTAGACGTAAGCCGCCATTTCTTCCAAAAAGACGAAGTAAAGCGTTATATCGATGTTATGTCTCGAATGAAATATAACACTTTTCACTGGCATTTGACCGATGACAACGGCTGGCGAATCGAGATAAAATCATTGCCTAAACTTACCCAAGTGGGTGCTTGGCGTGTACCTCGTATCGGAAAATTTGGCTCGTTGGATGCTCCCAAAGAAGGTGAAGCAGCTACCGATGGTGGGTTCTATACTCAAGAAGATATTAAAGAGGTTATTCAATATGCTCAGGAAAGAAATGTAACTATTGTTCCCGAAATCGACGTACCTGGTCATAGTATGGCGGCTATTGCGGCATATCCAGAGCTTTCTTGTACCAAAGACCCCACCACCAAAGTAAACCCAGGCAGCAACTTTTCGGAATGGTATGGCAATGGCAAGTTTAAAATGTTTATTGATAATACCCTAAATCCATCCGACGAAAACGTTTATGTATTCTTAGATAAAGTATTTACCGAAGTGGCAGCACTATTTCCAAACCCTTATATCCATGTTGGTGGCGACGAATGTTACAAAGGTTTTTGGGAAAACGACCCTAATTGCAAAGCCCTTATGCAACAAGAAAAAATGACTCATGTCGAAGAACTCCAAGGGTATTTTATGAAAAGAGTAGAACAAATTTTGAAGAAAAAAGGCAAAAAACTCTTAGGTTGGGATGAAATCTTAGAAGGTGGTATTGCTCCTGAAGCTACCGTAATGAGCTGGAGAGGCTTGAATGGTGGCATTGAAGCTGCCAAACTTGGCCATGATGTAGTAATGACTCCCGCACCTTTTGTTTATATCGACTATATGCAAAGCGACCGTACCCTCGAACCACCTATTTATGCTACTTTACGCCTCAAAACTTGCTACAATTTTGAGCCTATTCCCGACGGAGTAGATGGCAAATATATCTTGGGTGGTCAGGCCAACCTCTGGACAGAGGCTATCCCGACGTTAAGCTATGCCGAATATATGACCTATCCGCGTTGTTGGGCTTTGGCAGATGTATATTGGTCGCCCAAAAACAAACGCAATTGGGACAACTTTATTCCTCGGCTGGAAACCCAATTTCAACGAGCCGATTTGGCTGGCATCAATTATGCTCGTGGAGCTTACGATGCCATTATTACACCAAGCATAAAGGATGGCAAATTGTTGGTAAACCTAGAAGCCGAAATTCCACAATTAGATATTTTCTATTCTATCGACGACACCGTTCCGAGCAAGTATGGCAACAAATACAGCCAAACTATCGAAATACCCGAAGGCCCTATTACGCTGCGTGTCATAACATATCGCAAGGGACAGCCTATTGGTAGATTAATTACCCTAAAAAGAGATGAACTCAAAAAACGAGCAGGACAATAA
- a CDS encoding M14 family metallopeptidase — protein sequence MKKLFILAGMLAFSTYSFAQNTYQNHSQIASRLKAINSKFGTKATVQSIGKSKGGHDIFVLTLGKGNTTNKPAIAILAGIDGQHLAGTEVAIQLAEKLVANDSLSQLLDTKTFYIIPSINPDAQEQFSAKLKFERSGNDVDTDDDRDGRLNEDPFEDLNNDGQITFMRIEDPTGTYIISKDDPRVMVKADPAKGEIGKYIVLTEGIDNDKDGLFNEDGIGGVNIDKNGTYDYPIFTQGSGEYAASESETKALLDYLYQSKNIFAVLTFGPANNLSEAPKFDKSKTAKRIITGILEKDATVGEQISKLYNTQTGLKDAPAMPQTKGNIAQTAYFHYGRYSFSTPTWWAPKVTAAKDSSKKEASKVPDKSGDNDDIKYLKWADTQKITNAFVNWQSIKHPDFPDKNVEVGGIAPYAKLNPPVAYLNEITDKHLKFLSAFVKQMPDIQVVNVQSEVVSAGLTRVSVQVVNKGLLPTNAEIGDRVRWVQKVKTELKLSGNQTIISGKKINLRGSLAAGEVQEYSWLISGSGTVGIEAGAPTAGSKSVTVTLK from the coding sequence ATGAAAAAACTCTTCATTTTGGCTGGTATGTTGGCCTTTTCAACCTACTCTTTTGCCCAAAACACTTATCAAAACCATTCCCAAATAGCTTCCCGCCTCAAAGCCATCAATAGTAAGTTTGGCACAAAAGCCACTGTGCAATCTATTGGTAAAAGTAAAGGCGGACACGATATTTTTGTACTTACACTAGGCAAAGGAAACACCACCAACAAGCCTGCTATCGCTATTTTGGCAGGTATCGACGGGCAGCATTTGGCAGGTACAGAAGTGGCTATTCAGTTGGCCGAAAAATTAGTGGCCAACGATTCGCTAAGCCAACTTCTCGATACCAAAACCTTTTATATTATCCCAAGCATAAACCCCGATGCTCAAGAACAGTTTTCGGCAAAACTCAAGTTTGAACGAAGTGGTAACGATGTAGATACCGACGACGACCGAGACGGCCGCCTCAACGAAGACCCTTTCGAGGACTTGAACAACGACGGGCAAATCACTTTCATGCGTATCGAGGACCCTACTGGTACTTATATTATTAGTAAAGACGACCCTCGGGTAATGGTAAAAGCTGACCCCGCCAAAGGCGAAATCGGTAAATATATTGTACTAACAGAAGGCATCGACAACGATAAAGATGGCCTATTCAATGAAGATGGTATTGGTGGTGTCAATATCGATAAAAATGGTACTTACGATTATCCTATTTTTACACAGGGCTCGGGCGAGTACGCTGCCTCTGAGTCTGAGACAAAAGCCCTTCTCGATTACCTTTATCAATCTAAAAATATTTTTGCAGTATTAACTTTTGGCCCTGCCAATAACCTTTCGGAAGCTCCAAAATTTGATAAAAGCAAAACCGCCAAACGTATTATCACAGGTATTTTAGAAAAAGATGCCACCGTTGGTGAACAAATCTCAAAACTCTATAATACGCAAACTGGCTTGAAAGATGCTCCAGCAATGCCACAAACCAAAGGAAATATTGCCCAAACAGCCTATTTCCACTATGGTCGCTATAGTTTCAGTACGCCTACTTGGTGGGCTCCCAAAGTAACTGCCGCCAAAGATTCTAGCAAAAAAGAAGCCAGCAAAGTACCCGACAAAAGTGGCGATAACGATGATATTAAATACCTAAAATGGGCAGATACTCAGAAAATAACCAATGCGTTTGTCAACTGGCAAAGTATAAAACACCCCGACTTCCCTGATAAAAATGTAGAAGTTGGAGGAATTGCTCCTTATGCCAAACTCAACCCTCCTGTTGCGTATCTCAACGAAATCACCGACAAACATCTTAAATTCCTAAGTGCTTTTGTCAAGCAAATGCCCGACATTCAGGTGGTTAATGTACAGAGCGAGGTCGTTTCGGCAGGCTTAACCCGTGTAAGTGTTCAGGTAGTTAATAAAGGATTACTACCAACCAATGCCGAAATTGGCGACCGAGTAAGATGGGTACAAAAAGTAAAAACAGAATTAAAACTTTCGGGTAATCAAACCATTATTTCTGGCAAAAAAATTAATCTCCGTGGCTCGCTAGCTGCTGGCGAAGTACAAGAATATAGCTGGCTTATTAGTGGAAGTGGTACGGTGGGTATCGAAGCGGGTGCTCCTACGGCAGGCTCAAAATCGGTTACAGTTACTTTGAAATAA
- a CDS encoding sterol desaturase family protein, producing MKYLETFLNGFVGYFYYLLDEITHPSWHNYFYGLLSISLFFFGLEVLIPWRKKQAIIRKGFWQDAFYMFFNFFLFSLIGYNAIANVLVEAFKDLLGAWGVSNLVAIQIASWSIMAQLLTLFVVRDFVQWNVHRLLHRVPWLWEVHKLHHSVTQMGFAAHLRYHFMETIVYRFFEYLPLAMIGFGIQDFYMVHIFTLAIGHFNHSNIRIPLGPLKYIFNNPQMHLWHHAKYIPNQMGINFGITLSIWDYLFGTAYTPNEEANIPLGFEQVEMFPEGFVDQQLFPFKTAQKTNE from the coding sequence ATGAAATATCTAGAAACCTTTTTGAATGGTTTTGTGGGCTACTTTTATTATTTGCTCGATGAAATCACGCATCCCTCATGGCATAATTATTTTTATGGCTTGTTGTCTATATCGCTATTCTTTTTTGGACTGGAAGTGCTTATTCCTTGGCGAAAAAAACAGGCTATTATTAGGAAAGGCTTTTGGCAAGATGCTTTTTATATGTTCTTTAATTTCTTCCTCTTTTCATTGATTGGTTACAATGCTATTGCTAATGTATTGGTAGAAGCTTTTAAGGATTTATTAGGTGCATGGGGTGTCAGCAACTTGGTAGCTATCCAAATAGCCTCGTGGTCGATTATGGCTCAGTTGCTAACGCTGTTTGTTGTGCGTGATTTTGTTCAGTGGAATGTACATCGGCTTTTGCATCGTGTGCCGTGGTTGTGGGAGGTTCATAAACTACATCATTCGGTTACTCAGATGGGTTTTGCAGCTCATTTACGGTATCATTTTATGGAAACAATCGTGTATCGTTTTTTTGAATATTTGCCTTTAGCTATGATAGGTTTTGGGATTCAAGATTTTTATATGGTACATATTTTTACATTGGCTATTGGACATTTTAATCATTCCAATATTCGGATACCTTTGGGGCCGTTAAAATACATTTTCAATAATCCTCAAATGCACCTCTGGCATCATGCCAAATATATTCCTAATCAAATGGGTATCAACTTTGGGATAACCTTGAGTATCTGGGATTATCTTTTCGGAACGGCCTATACTCCCAACGAGGAGGCTAATATTCCGCTTGGTTTTGAGCAGGTAGAAATGTTTCCAGAAGGCTTTGTTGACCAACAGTTATTTCCATTTAAAACAGCACAAAAAACAAATGAATAG
- a CDS encoding M14 family metallopeptidase: MKKYISLFLLSCSLSSFGQDKTPNDDLTGLRAIGTPANPKVKISWNHYNDYAMITKFCQDLAKAYPDLVKLESMGKSTQGRDMWVLTISDTKTGNVNRKPGFYIDGNIHSNEIQGTEVALYTAWYLAESYNSLPFIKQLLQDKVFYITPTINPDAREDFLKNPNTANSPRSGMLAFDDDGDGLADEDKFDDLDGDGNIVMMRRKSPNGRWKVDCDNPQRMIPAKPDERGEYEMLGYEGIDNDGDGAVNEDLIGYYDPNRDWGWNWQPDYIQRGALYHPGTLAETRNIKNFVMAHPNIAGAQSYHNNGGMFLRGPGAEEDAGFYTAQDGAVYDYFGKIGEKINPGYKYFVIYKDLYTVYGGEIDWLALGRGVFTFSTELFTSYKLFNKTSDEGRFQNNDFDEFSRQLLFNDGYVAWKPFKHPQYGDIEIGGPKKNYLRNHPGFMLEEDAHRNMAFTILHASQMPKLEVSEIKQKALAGGFTEITATVINTKVIPTHSAHDLKYKIERPDYITLKNATVVAGMVVENEDSNQTKEQKFTPQTIEVPNISGMGAVKVRWIIKGKADKLLVEVDSQKGGIVSKTL, translated from the coding sequence ATGAAAAAATATATATCCCTATTTCTTTTATCTTGTTCGTTAAGCAGTTTTGGACAAGACAAAACCCCCAACGACGATTTGACAGGCCTACGTGCTATTGGTACACCAGCCAACCCAAAAGTTAAAATTAGCTGGAATCACTACAACGATTATGCCATGATTACTAAATTTTGTCAAGACCTTGCCAAGGCTTATCCCGACCTCGTAAAATTGGAATCGATGGGCAAATCTACCCAAGGGCGTGATATGTGGGTACTCACTATTTCGGATACCAAAACAGGCAATGTAAACCGCAAACCTGGTTTTTATATTGATGGCAATATACATTCCAACGAAATTCAGGGTACTGAAGTAGCCTTGTATACAGCTTGGTATTTGGCCGAAAGCTATAATAGCTTGCCGTTTATCAAGCAGCTTCTTCAAGACAAAGTGTTTTATATTACGCCTACTATCAACCCCGATGCCCGTGAGGATTTCTTGAAAAATCCTAATACTGCCAACTCGCCACGCTCGGGGATGCTCGCCTTTGACGATGATGGTGATGGGCTAGCCGACGAAGACAAATTTGATGACCTCGATGGCGACGGTAATATTGTAATGATGCGTCGCAAGTCGCCCAATGGCCGCTGGAAAGTAGATTGTGATAACCCACAACGCATGATTCCTGCCAAACCCGACGAACGTGGCGAATACGAAATGCTGGGCTACGAAGGGATAGACAACGATGGCGATGGGGCAGTAAACGAAGATTTGATTGGCTATTATGACCCCAACCGCGACTGGGGTTGGAATTGGCAACCCGACTATATTCAGCGTGGGGCATTGTACCACCCCGGTACTTTGGCCGAAACCCGCAACATCAAAAACTTTGTGATGGCTCACCCCAATATTGCTGGAGCTCAGAGCTACCACAACAACGGTGGTATGTTTTTGCGTGGGCCTGGTGCAGAAGAAGATGCTGGGTTTTATACCGCTCAAGATGGTGCTGTTTATGATTATTTTGGAAAAATCGGTGAAAAAATCAACCCTGGTTATAAATACTTTGTGATTTACAAAGACTTATATACTGTTTATGGAGGCGAAATCGACTGGCTGGCTTTAGGTAGAGGGGTTTTTACATTTTCGACAGAACTTTTTACGTCTTATAAATTATTCAATAAGACTTCGGATGAAGGGCGTTTTCAAAATAACGACTTCGACGAATTTAGCCGCCAATTGCTATTCAATGATGGTTATGTAGCTTGGAAACCATTCAAACACCCTCAGTATGGCGATATTGAAATTGGTGGCCCTAAGAAAAACTACCTCCGCAATCACCCTGGATTTATGCTAGAAGAAGATGCCCACCGCAATATGGCATTTACGATTTTGCACGCTTCACAAATGCCGAAATTAGAGGTTTCTGAAATCAAACAAAAAGCTTTGGCAGGTGGATTTACCGAAATAACGGCAACTGTTATTAATACCAAGGTAATCCCAACGCATTCGGCTCATGACCTCAAGTACAAAATCGAGCGTCCAGACTATATTACCCTAAAAAATGCAACTGTTGTAGCTGGAATGGTTGTTGAAAATGAAGATAGCAATCAAACCAAAGAACAAAAATTTACCCCTCAAACCATAGAAGTACCTAATATTTCGGGAATGGGAGCGGTAAAAGTTCGCTGGATTATTAAAGGAAAAGCCGACAAATTATTGGTAGAAGTAGATAGCCAAAAAGGAGGAATTGTCAGCAAAACGCTGTAA
- a CDS encoding RDD family protein, whose amino-acid sequence MSQSTNLLVRRIVAQLIDCIVLYIGFQAYVMLFFANRASAMFEGVVELMTYIPFALLFGAFSEWFTEGYTFGKTLLQIRIVKEDGSLIGLKEVLLRWLANWLEIYFTAGILATLFVVFSKKGQRLGDKLAKTHLIKT is encoded by the coding sequence ATGTCACAATCAACCAATTTATTAGTCAGACGCATTGTCGCCCAGTTAATCGACTGTATCGTTCTTTATATAGGCTTTCAGGCTTATGTAATGTTATTTTTTGCCAATCGTGCAAGTGCCATGTTTGAAGGAGTGGTCGAACTAATGACCTATATACCCTTTGCATTGCTATTTGGAGCATTCTCAGAATGGTTTACCGAGGGGTATACTTTCGGAAAAACTCTTCTGCAAATACGAATAGTAAAAGAAGACGGAAGCTTGATTGGGCTAAAAGAAGTACTGTTAAGATGGCTTGCAAATTGGTTGGAAATTTATTTTACGGCAGGAATTTTGGCTACTTTGTTTGTTGTTTTTTCCAAAAAAGGGCAAAGATTGGGAGACAAGCTAGCCAAGACACATCTTATCAAAACATAA
- a CDS encoding Lrp/AsnC ligand binding domain-containing protein → MEKNPEIDDIDLKILGLLMSDANMPYTEIGKKINVSGGTVHVRMKKMEQMGIVKGSQLIVDHTKLGWDISAFLGIYLDKSSLYAEVAEHLMNIPEVVSINYTTGIYSIFAKIVCRDTVHLREVLHDKIQKVAGIQRTETFISLEESVNRAVPFASI, encoded by the coding sequence ATGGAAAAGAACCCTGAAATCGATGATATAGACCTAAAAATACTAGGTTTGTTGATGAGCGATGCCAATATGCCCTATACCGAAATCGGGAAAAAAATCAACGTTTCGGGCGGAACAGTGCATGTTCGCATGAAAAAAATGGAACAAATGGGTATTGTTAAAGGCTCGCAACTGATTGTTGACCATACCAAACTTGGATGGGACATTTCAGCGTTTTTAGGTATTTATCTCGATAAAAGCTCACTATACGCCGAGGTAGCCGAGCACCTTATGAATATTCCTGAGGTGGTTAGTATTAATTACACAACGGGTATTTATTCAATTTTTGCCAAAATTGTATGTCGTGATACGGTTCATCTAAGAGAAGTATTGCACGACAAAATACAGAAAGTAGCAGGAATCCAAAGAACCGAAACGTTTATTTCACTAGAAGAATCTGTGAATAGGGCTGTTCCATTTGCTAGTATATAA
- a CDS encoding glycoside hydrolase family 88 protein, whose translation MKKITYFMIALSLVWGSAMLPSWGQAKTVHPSREVLLKLFKQNFKDAEKQYQFLAKHLPATKFPKTYFPNTDKYEFSNSDWWCSGFYPGSLLYIYEQTKDPQTYTEALRILKDLEKEKYNTTTHDLGFMMFCSFGNANFIDPKPEYKEILLTSAKSLITRFNPTVGCIKSWDSKPSDFLVIIDNMMNLELLFWATRQTGDSTYAKVAITHANTTLKNHFRPDFSSYHVINYNTSTGLAQQKRTAQGFANESAWARGQAWGLYGYTLMYRETKKPIYLEQAKHIASFILNHPNLPADKIPFWDFNAPNIPEALRDASAASVTASALLELSTYVKGNQSKGYISAAETMLYALSKPPYKAAYGKNGGFLIKHCVGHIPQNTEVDVPLTYADYYFLEAMKRYQALK comes from the coding sequence ATGAAAAAAATAACCTATTTTATGATTGCATTGTCGTTGGTGTGGGGAAGTGCTATGCTTCCAAGCTGGGGACAAGCCAAAACAGTACATCCTTCTCGTGAGGTTTTACTAAAGTTATTCAAGCAAAATTTTAAAGATGCCGAAAAACAATACCAGTTTTTAGCCAAGCATTTGCCCGCTACCAAATTTCCCAAAACGTATTTTCCCAATACCGATAAATATGAGTTTAGCAACTCTGATTGGTGGTGTAGTGGGTTTTATCCTGGTTCTTTGCTGTATATTTATGAGCAAACCAAAGACCCACAAACCTACACTGAAGCTTTACGAATATTGAAAGATTTGGAAAAAGAAAAATATAATACCACCACTCACGATTTGGGCTTTATGATGTTTTGTAGCTTTGGTAATGCCAATTTTATTGACCCCAAGCCCGAATACAAAGAAATTCTGTTGACCAGTGCCAAATCGTTAATCACCAGATTTAACCCCACTGTTGGCTGTATTAAATCGTGGGACTCAAAACCTTCTGATTTTTTGGTGATTATCGACAACATGATGAATTTAGAATTGTTGTTTTGGGCAACCCGTCAAACAGGCGATTCTACGTATGCCAAAGTGGCTATAACACATGCCAATACTACTCTCAAAAATCATTTTCGACCAGACTTTAGCTCATATCATGTTATCAATTATAATACCAGCACGGGCTTGGCACAGCAAAAAAGAACAGCACAAGGCTTTGCCAATGAATCGGCTTGGGCTAGGGGGCAGGCTTGGGGTTTGTATGGCTATACGCTGATGTATCGTGAAACAAAAAAACCTATTTACTTAGAGCAAGCCAAGCATATTGCTAGTTTTATCTTGAATCATCCCAATTTACCTGCCGACAAAATCCCTTTCTGGGATTTTAATGCTCCCAATATTCCCGAAGCTTTGCGCGACGCTTCGGCTGCTTCAGTAACCGCCTCTGCTTTGCTCGAACTGAGTACTTATGTTAAAGGAAATCAATCAAAAGGTTATATTTCGGCTGCCGAAACCATGTTATATGCTCTGTCAAAACCTCCTTATAAGGCAGCTTATGGCAAAAATGGTGGATTTTTAATCAAGCATTGTGTAGGGCATATTCCTCAAAATACCGAGGTCGATGTACCTCTTACCTATGCCGATTACTATTTCTTAGAGGCCATGAAAAGGTATCAGGCATTGAAGTAA
- a CDS encoding DUF2264 domain-containing protein yields the protein MKYKKLILVLCLFAQSSMAQSGTKNNDRAFWLSHLDALAKPILQSLANDSLKIVMPKTMSKHIDNPTQRQEVAYLEAFGRIMTGIAPWLNLEGGSAKEIALRNGYRAWAIKAVANAVNPQAKDYMVFDKGGQPLVDASFLAAAFIRCPWLWNHLDAQVQANVVNAFLKTRQIKPGFSNWILFSGMIEAFFCEFGLEWDIVRVEYCFRQLEQWYLGDSIYSDGEKFHFDYYNSYVIHPYLATMIEVFNKKTTTFNWQTAKLKSRNQRYAVILERLINPDGSFPATGRSLVYRGGAFHHLAEMAFRKKLAAELSPAQVRGALTAVIRKTTESKATFTKDGWLEIGLYGNQPEIADVYITTGSLYLCSTILLPLGLPETDEFWAAPTQEWTSQKVWSGKDIPADHAVD from the coding sequence ATGAAATATAAAAAGCTAATTTTAGTTTTGTGCTTGTTTGCTCAATCGAGCATGGCACAATCTGGTACAAAAAACAATGATAGAGCATTTTGGCTAAGCCATTTAGATGCTCTGGCAAAACCTATTCTACAAAGCTTGGCCAACGACAGCCTCAAAATTGTGATGCCCAAAACCATGTCAAAACACATAGATAACCCTACTCAACGTCAGGAAGTAGCTTATTTAGAGGCATTTGGCCGTATAATGACGGGTATTGCTCCTTGGCTAAACCTAGAAGGTGGCTCGGCTAAAGAAATAGCCTTACGCAATGGTTATAGGGCTTGGGCTATCAAGGCGGTAGCCAATGCCGTCAATCCACAAGCCAAAGACTACATGGTTTTTGACAAAGGAGGCCAGCCTTTGGTAGATGCTTCTTTTTTGGCAGCCGCATTTATACGTTGTCCTTGGTTATGGAATCATCTGGACGCACAAGTGCAGGCCAATGTAGTAAATGCCTTTTTGAAAACTCGCCAGATAAAACCAGGTTTTAGTAACTGGATATTGTTTTCGGGAATGATAGAAGCTTTTTTCTGTGAATTTGGTTTAGAATGGGATATTGTACGGGTAGAATATTGCTTCAGACAGCTAGAGCAGTGGTATCTGGGCGATAGTATCTATTCGGACGGAGAAAAGTTTCACTTCGATTATTATAATAGTTATGTAATTCACCCTTATTTGGCTACGATGATAGAGGTTTTTAACAAAAAAACAACTACGTTTAATTGGCAAACAGCTAAATTAAAATCTCGTAATCAACGATATGCGGTTATTTTGGAGCGATTAATCAATCCAGATGGTTCTTTTCCTGCTACAGGACGCTCATTGGTATATCGTGGAGGAGCGTTTCATCATTTAGCCGAAATGGCTTTTCGTAAAAAACTCGCAGCCGAACTGAGCCCTGCACAAGTAAGAGGAGCATTGACTGCTGTTATCAGAAAAACCACTGAAAGTAAAGCTACTTTTACCAAAGATGGTTGGCTAGAAATAGGTTTATATGGCAATCAACCCGAAATAGCCGATGTATATATTACAACGGGAAGTTTATATTTGTGCTCAACTATTCTACTGCCTTTGGGTTTGCCAGAAACCGATGAGTTTTGGGCTGCACCTACCCAAGAGTGGACTTCACAAAAGGTATGGTCGGGCAAAGATATACCCGCCGACCATGCAGTAGATTAA